In a genomic window of uncultured Fibrobacter sp.:
- a CDS encoding carbohydrate-binding family 9-like protein has protein sequence MPNQGITLPTVLANVSIDSARISVEFIVEEPINCFRAEVTENNGHCWEDSCVEIFVQDPAGSGEYFNFETTSRGFMLAAHGPDREHRQTLPLDTIDKIRRTKQKASVVGDLVCWAMSIEIPAEIFGLARFDGIHLRGNLYKCADKAKTPHYLSAFPIQTERPDFHRPEFFKEF, from the coding sequence ATGCCAAACCAAGGCATCACCCTACCGACCGTATTGGCCAATGTTTCCATCGACAGCGCCCGCATCTCGGTGGAATTCATTGTCGAAGAGCCTATCAACTGTTTCAGGGCCGAGGTCACAGAAAACAACGGGCACTGCTGGGAAGATTCCTGTGTCGAAATATTCGTGCAAGATCCAGCCGGTTCCGGCGAATATTTCAACTTCGAAACAACAAGCCGCGGCTTTATGCTCGCAGCACACGGGCCAGACCGTGAACACCGGCAGACTCTACCGCTCGACACCATCGATAAAATCCGCCGTACAAAGCAAAAGGCCAGCGTGGTCGGGGACCTTGTATGCTGGGCCATGTCTATTGAAATTCCTGCCGAAATATTCGGGCTCGCCCGTTTCGATGGAATCCACCTGCGCGGAAACCTTTACAAGTGTGCCGACAAGGCAAAAACGCCCCATTACCTGAGCGCCTTCCCCATACAAACAGAAAGGCCGGATTTTCACCGGCCTGAGTTCTTCAAAGAATTTTAA
- a CDS encoding VWA domain-containing protein — protein sequence MFKQLTFVLLATALLYSAFAQEHGKIFPITTTATSYSTANNSFDSATTSSGVRLVLVAPKTGIFKVTVDATNSDYLVWRCSDDTFSSTSCGSYLKDVYSGSWSENVYAAKGDTVFYILREYNYPSSVNAARLFSIKYEELATYTVKINGKDTAIATGNSLAINASTLLSPNKAFVKWKIISGSGTFGNETAISTNYKPQANSEIGIETKVVTVYPITDKYSSYVYDSQGYAKTTSAYAVRTSYSAADSGYYVLFVKAGFSSSVYRYGTDSTFASASTTSCSSGLCRILFYSVGGVKNYFELYEGNSSYTDSSVSVRVEKTVKVTSDTSGSGYVYVGTSSLNFDSTHVAGDTVNIKGYSYTGAKFNHWEKVSGQCTILDSTKAISQVKVDGDCRVKAVFAVGTVYSITSTATDYTTADNYYSSMASNGVRFKFIAPSDGAFAISFTAKDTSDKFYFIKYPNSAFSSYTWQNLGNKKIDSLYLNKNDTVYYLVRTYSNYDSLDVFTVKSSSIASYKVTLTTASQCSTSVKTDYVVGGGSATYFGYATSGFRPAGFNIKKGTGSFTDSLPNTATIVVKSDITLELKCDPANLIAITTKETYRSADKDFYDVDPSNGMRYVYISPTTSIYAIRAKTKLSNSSYFTGYYYNYGKDSSFTSSLRSFNMSSSYVTRTFFIEPSSTNENFYFSVIPSGSAYYDDLIAVYAIEASVVDVEGRTYPDTIAMGDPLSISAVIDTGYNFVGWKLTSGSGKFSDSTAFSTTFTPSSEFVKIGVNKKKGQVYPLTDKFSGFTYYANGSKTSSFYGVRTVFTAKDSGMYVIVSESKRPWYNYIFLSDSLFSYASTSVSNTSAGGSSRSTLKYSFYVSSANTSRYFMLVPYNNSDMKDSVWAKVVKTSRINSDTVGGGYVRFAGTTYNYDSTHISGDTISMNAYANTDQRFDHWQLTSGKCTILDSTERFTQLVIDGDCKVKAFFREGVIYPVTATPKSYTTAKDYYVGSPSQGVYLSFEAPQTGTYAIVTSWTGNSGYLQYYRYPDSTYYSYSMSRSITGTFVDTLTMNSGDKVFFKIQTPTYADSIVPFWISYAESKSIITVKADSNGTVSPTQYDPAWIGPKYVINATASVGYRFDSWELVSGTATIDDKKARSTLISIKKQSEVIAHFKKGSVQSISKTKKTFNYQTHYYSDRTGSAVYFTWTPPDSSWYMLQIESTDRLAAKWYDFGTDTTFLTTTSYSVVPVGLNGNSKIFLFRGDGKKPLYWAIVDSLSNVIPNRDFTIQIAVPYVLTVSTEGKGRVQPLGEVGLYPGSDTVVTAVSYGGYIFDKWVKVSGKVDIDDPSNTTTRVKPNSEACEIKATYSLDLATEPELHVTSVDLSEYPGICANVIVMDKNTQKFIGGLDSSDFVLHQDKKALPIHVSSVGGVGGVSVAIVVDESGSMSGTRITQAKQSIRDFINEMTLLDKAAIIGFDGSSSTTVHQTMTSDKSLLLAAVDRLTASGGTNILDGAYSGIRQVVGEMNSTAVIVFSDGYDGGNAVSLQDVIDYAKNQNTVIYTVAVESDIRNPLKDIADGTGGTYTFAPTADQLAEVYISIRNELQAKYTICYETPDTTINGDEHQVAIKTKFINKPASDTAYWSESAMPPLVKLTKNTKKLIGVSQPAGTAIELKVYVVSQDSISSVKVYIRTSTLDQTETFAAYPMVHVKDSLWSYTVPASNVVTPGLDFYVIATNANGMVGKSPQVSKPDKEPYTIPIGNDAPAIEYVETTCVDTTSGSGTLSFEISDSSGISSARLYYRSQGSVEFKQKKMSRESKKGNDWTATIDNSAFGNGRIEFYVRAIDKSGVASRWEQFNNNYVEACKDGLPMIDDVADTIWIKNGEKDTMQITRLTESIKLSLVTEDFTAKKDSVIASLKCLVSGDVEDSIKMVEVRGGYFETPKPLEKNEYSVKKNDGKISCAGTDTLIATYKDPLYGTIASDTVLLGDNITITYQFMDEKCKVDLDSVQTSTSAKYCLKILAPSASLYERDTLKLLMFTDQGDTIRVEAIETEDYSKEFIYKGSFYFVEDSASLSDSLLDAVLDLDTTFNRVVIQGGITSDKSKLRKRDSLVVYTNYVAADFAEIYDSDLDGMADSIRIHFKKPLKKKVASIDTVYWNVAQGNWTNVESKKIHITEDSSWAEAMVRKAFKYGLTAIDTSAPPYLRVTKTKDEFSQKTMLKDKVGAVPVRAVKRPGQITMEEYLDASDDVAPDTLEITMSESIKNTGKKTAWKDLFRYSKTCKDTVYNPIRSKSDPIVDSAGLVWKFVLADYAIMKENCISTNPEATYVDSEGNSMGRGGVEIEGRDETVYLYEVSAVQPVHGIGKKGKWIPQGGNSWEDVPDSLTVIKIASVAPYEANIFIYDNLANVVANMKQKFGDNGEMESKVRGNDKNRAKIGYLTWNHRSNRDRKVATGVYIWRIDFKFKDGHTEYRILKTGYLRREE from the coding sequence TTGTTCAAACAACTCACGTTTGTTTTACTTGCTACAGCATTGCTGTATAGCGCATTTGCTCAAGAGCATGGCAAGATATTCCCGATAACAACGACTGCGACCTCGTATTCGACAGCAAACAATTCCTTTGATAGCGCTACAACTTCTAGCGGTGTTCGCCTTGTTCTTGTTGCTCCCAAAACGGGAATATTCAAGGTGACTGTGGATGCGACCAATAGCGATTACTTAGTATGGAGATGCTCCGATGATACGTTTTCATCGACATCGTGTGGCAGCTATCTAAAGGATGTCTATAGTGGATCTTGGTCTGAAAATGTTTATGCAGCGAAAGGTGATACGGTCTTTTATATTCTAAGGGAGTACAATTATCCGTCATCTGTGAATGCGGCAAGATTATTTAGCATTAAATATGAAGAACTTGCGACTTACACAGTAAAGATTAACGGGAAGGATACCGCTATTGCAACCGGTAATTCTCTTGCGATCAATGCGTCTACGTTATTGAGCCCGAACAAGGCGTTCGTAAAATGGAAAATCATTTCGGGGTCCGGCACATTTGGGAACGAAACGGCAATTTCCACGAATTACAAGCCGCAAGCAAATTCAGAAATAGGTATTGAAACGAAGGTCGTCACGGTGTATCCGATTACGGACAAGTATTCTTCGTACGTTTACGATAGCCAGGGCTATGCAAAAACGACCTCGGCTTATGCGGTGCGAACCTCTTATTCTGCTGCGGATTCGGGTTATTACGTTCTTTTTGTCAAGGCCGGTTTCAGCAGTTCTGTTTATCGTTATGGGACAGACAGTACGTTTGCCAGTGCATCGACAACTTCCTGTTCTTCCGGGCTCTGTCGCATTCTCTTCTATTCAGTGGGTGGCGTGAAAAATTATTTTGAGCTTTACGAAGGTAATAGCTCTTACACGGATAGCTCGGTAAGTGTCAGGGTCGAAAAGACGGTCAAGGTCACTTCGGATACTTCGGGTTCTGGCTATGTCTATGTGGGTACGTCGTCGTTAAATTTTGATTCCACCCACGTGGCTGGGGATACCGTTAATATTAAGGGTTATTCTTACACGGGTGCAAAATTTAACCACTGGGAAAAAGTTTCTGGCCAATGCACGATTCTTGATTCTACAAAGGCCATATCGCAGGTGAAAGTCGATGGCGATTGTCGCGTCAAGGCGGTATTTGCGGTAGGGACTGTTTATTCCATTACGAGTACTGCGACGGACTATACAACGGCAGATAACTATTATTCGTCTATGGCGTCCAATGGTGTCCGATTCAAGTTCATTGCACCGAGTGACGGGGCTTTTGCGATTAGTTTCACCGCAAAGGATACATCGGATAAATTTTACTTCATTAAGTATCCGAATTCGGCCTTCTCTTCTTATACGTGGCAGAATCTCGGCAATAAAAAGATAGATTCGCTTTATTTGAACAAGAACGATACGGTGTATTATCTCGTAAGGACGTACAGCAATTATGACTCCCTCGACGTGTTCACGGTGAAATCTTCTTCGATTGCGTCTTATAAGGTCACCTTGACGACGGCGTCGCAGTGTTCTACGTCGGTCAAAACAGACTATGTCGTTGGGGGTGGAAGTGCGACCTACTTTGGCTATGCCACTAGCGGCTTTAGACCGGCTGGCTTTAATATCAAGAAGGGAACGGGCTCTTTTACCGATAGCCTTCCGAATACTGCAACGATTGTCGTGAAATCGGATATCACCCTGGAACTCAAGTGCGATCCGGCGAATCTGATTGCGATTACGACAAAGGAAACCTACCGCAGTGCGGATAAGGATTTTTACGATGTCGATCCTTCGAACGGTATGCGTTACGTGTATATCTCGCCGACGACGTCTATTTATGCCATCCGTGCAAAGACAAAGTTGTCGAATAGTTCCTATTTCACCGGTTACTATTACAACTATGGCAAGGATTCTTCGTTTACGTCGTCTTTGAGAAGCTTTAACATGTCCAGTTCGTATGTGACCAGGACCTTTTTTATTGAACCCTCCAGTACAAATGAAAATTTCTATTTCAGCGTAATCCCTTCGGGTTCTGCCTATTACGATGATTTGATTGCCGTGTATGCGATAGAGGCATCGGTTGTCGATGTCGAAGGAAGAACCTATCCAGATACGATTGCTATGGGGGACCCCCTTTCGATTAGCGCTGTTATTGATACAGGCTATAATTTTGTGGGCTGGAAATTGACTTCGGGGAGTGGCAAGTTTAGTGATTCCACCGCGTTTAGCACGACGTTTACTCCCTCTTCGGAATTTGTGAAGATTGGCGTGAACAAGAAAAAAGGACAAGTCTATCCGTTGACGGACAAGTTCTCTGGTTTCACGTATTATGCCAACGGAAGCAAAACATCGTCGTTCTATGGTGTCCGGACTGTTTTTACGGCGAAAGATTCTGGCATGTATGTGATTGTTTCGGAATCGAAGAGACCGTGGTATAACTATATATTCTTGAGCGATTCGTTGTTCTCTTATGCTTCCACCTCCGTTTCTAATACCAGTGCGGGCGGATCGTCGCGTTCGACTCTCAAGTATTCTTTCTATGTGTCGAGTGCGAATACTTCGCGCTATTTCATGTTGGTGCCTTACAATAATTCGGACATGAAGGATTCTGTCTGGGCCAAGGTCGTAAAGACTTCCAGGATTAATTCGGATACGGTGGGTGGCGGTTATGTCCGCTTCGCAGGAACCACGTATAACTACGATTCGACCCATATCTCTGGCGATACGATTTCTATGAATGCGTATGCAAACACAGACCAGAGATTCGATCATTGGCAGTTGACATCTGGAAAATGCACTATTCTTGATTCTACGGAAAGGTTTACACAGCTCGTTATTGACGGTGACTGTAAGGTGAAGGCCTTCTTCAGGGAAGGTGTCATTTATCCTGTTACGGCGACCCCGAAATCGTACACGACGGCAAAAGATTATTATGTGGGTTCTCCGTCACAGGGTGTCTATTTAAGTTTTGAAGCGCCACAAACAGGCACTTACGCCATCGTGACCTCTTGGACAGGGAACAGCGGCTATTTGCAGTATTATAGATACCCTGATAGCACGTATTATTCTTACAGTATGTCTCGGTCCATTACGGGAACGTTTGTCGATACGTTGACGATGAATTCTGGAGACAAGGTGTTCTTCAAAATCCAGACACCTACTTATGCGGATTCCATTGTTCCCTTCTGGATTAGTTATGCGGAAAGCAAATCGATTATTACTGTGAAAGCAGATTCGAATGGTACTGTGTCTCCGACTCAATACGATCCGGCGTGGATTGGGCCGAAATATGTAATCAATGCTACGGCGTCTGTCGGCTACCGTTTTGATTCCTGGGAACTCGTTTCTGGTACTGCTACAATCGACGATAAGAAAGCTCGTTCGACTCTGATTTCGATAAAGAAACAGTCCGAGGTGATTGCCCATTTCAAAAAAGGTTCGGTGCAGTCTATTTCGAAAACGAAAAAGACCTTCAATTATCAAACGCACTACTACAGTGACCGCACGGGCTCCGCTGTGTACTTTACTTGGACTCCGCCTGATTCTTCTTGGTACATGCTCCAAATTGAGTCTACAGATAGATTGGCGGCGAAATGGTATGATTTCGGGACGGACACGACATTCCTGACGACTACGAGTTATAGTGTAGTTCCTGTCGGCCTGAACGGAAATTCTAAGATATTCCTGTTCCGTGGAGATGGGAAAAAGCCCCTTTACTGGGCTATTGTCGATTCCCTTAGCAACGTCATACCCAATAGGGACTTCACCATCCAGATTGCCGTCCCGTATGTTTTGACTGTTTCTACAGAAGGAAAGGGCCGTGTCCAGCCTCTAGGCGAAGTTGGCCTTTATCCTGGTTCCGATACTGTGGTCACTGCGGTTTCGTATGGTGGTTACATCTTTGACAAGTGGGTCAAGGTTTCTGGCAAGGTGGACATCGATGACCCGAGCAACACGACGACTCGAGTCAAGCCGAATTCTGAGGCGTGCGAAATCAAGGCGACCTATTCGCTTGATCTTGCGACGGAACCGGAATTGCACGTAACGAGTGTGGATTTGAGCGAATACCCCGGAATCTGCGCCAATGTCATTGTGATGGACAAGAATACCCAAAAGTTCATTGGTGGCCTTGATTCTTCTGATTTCGTACTTCATCAAGATAAGAAGGCGCTCCCCATCCATGTGTCGTCTGTAGGGGGCGTTGGCGGTGTTTCGGTTGCGATTGTTGTCGACGAAAGTGGTTCCATGAGTGGAACGAGAATCACGCAGGCGAAGCAATCCATCCGTGACTTTATCAACGAGATGACCCTGCTCGACAAAGCCGCGATTATTGGCTTCGATGGCAGCAGTTCGACGACGGTTCACCAGACGATGACTTCGGACAAGTCCCTGTTGCTTGCGGCGGTTGATCGTTTGACAGCTAGTGGCGGTACGAATATTCTTGATGGCGCCTATAGCGGTATTCGACAGGTTGTGGGCGAAATGAATTCGACCGCGGTCATCGTGTTCTCCGATGGTTATGATGGTGGCAACGCGGTTTCTCTCCAGGATGTCATTGATTATGCGAAGAATCAGAATACGGTGATTTACACGGTCGCGGTGGAATCCGATATCAGGAATCCTCTTAAGGACATTGCGGATGGTACGGGTGGTACCTATACCTTCGCTCCTACGGCAGACCAGTTGGCCGAAGTCTATATTTCGATTAGGAATGAACTCCAGGCAAAGTATACGATTTGCTACGAAACTCCGGACACGACAATCAACGGGGACGAACACCAAGTTGCCATCAAGACGAAGTTCATCAACAAGCCCGCTTCGGATACGGCTTATTGGAGCGAATCGGCTATGCCTCCTCTGGTCAAGCTGACCAAGAACACCAAGAAACTGATTGGTGTTTCTCAGCCTGCCGGAACGGCTATCGAACTCAAGGTGTATGTGGTGTCTCAGGATTCAATTTCCTCGGTGAAGGTGTATATCCGCACTTCTACCTTGGATCAAACCGAAACCTTTGCGGCTTATCCGATGGTCCATGTCAAGGATAGCTTGTGGAGTTATACGGTCCCCGCCAGTAACGTTGTTACACCGGGCCTTGATTTCTATGTGATAGCGACGAATGCGAACGGCATGGTCGGAAAGTCTCCTCAGGTGTCGAAGCCGGACAAGGAGCCTTACACGATTCCGATTGGCAACGATGCTCCGGCTATCGAGTATGTGGAGACGACTTGCGTGGATACGACCAGTGGCTCGGGAACGTTGTCGTTCGAAATCTCGGATAGTAGCGGCATTTCAAGTGCAAGGCTTTACTACAGGAGCCAGGGCTCTGTTGAATTCAAGCAGAAGAAGATGTCTCGCGAATCCAAGAAGGGCAATGACTGGACTGCGACGATTGACAACTCTGCATTCGGCAACGGTAGAATTGAATTCTATGTGCGTGCGATCGACAAGAGTGGTGTCGCGTCCCGTTGGGAACAGTTCAACAACAACTACGTTGAAGCCTGTAAGGACGGCCTCCCGATGATTGACGACGTGGCAGATACGATTTGGATTAAGAACGGCGAGAAGGATACTATGCAAATCACTCGCTTGACCGAATCGATAAAGCTTTCTCTCGTGACGGAAGATTTCACGGCCAAGAAGGACTCCGTTATTGCCAGCTTGAAGTGCCTTGTCTCGGGCGATGTGGAAGACAGCATAAAGATGGTGGAAGTTCGCGGCGGTTATTTCGAAACCCCGAAACCTCTTGAGAAAAACGAGTACAGTGTCAAGAAGAACGACGGGAAGATTTCTTGTGCCGGTACCGATACGTTGATTGCGACTTACAAGGATCCTCTCTATGGCACGATTGCTAGCGATACCGTGCTTCTCGGGGACAATATCACGATTACGTACCAGTTCATGGACGAAAAGTGCAAGGTGGACCTCGACTCGGTGCAAACGTCGACCTCCGCGAAGTACTGCTTGAAAATCCTGGCTCCTAGCGCATCGCTTTACGAACGGGATACGCTCAAGCTGCTCATGTTTACCGACCAGGGCGACACAATCCGTGTGGAAGCCATTGAGACAGAAGACTATTCCAAGGAATTCATATATAAGGGCAGCTTCTACTTCGTAGAAGATAGTGCTTCCTTGAGCGATTCCTTGCTGGATGCTGTTCTTGATTTGGATACGACGTTCAACCGCGTGGTTATCCAGGGCGGCATAACTTCGGACAAGTCCAAACTCAGGAAGCGCGATTCGCTCGTGGTCTACACGAACTACGTCGCCGCCGACTTTGCTGAAATTTATGACAGCGATTTGGACGGCATGGCCGATTCTATCCGCATTCACTTCAAGAAGCCTTTGAAGAAGAAAGTCGCAAGCATTGACACCGTATATTGGAATGTGGCACAGGGGAATTGGACCAATGTCGAGTCAAAGAAGATTCACATTACCGAGGATTCTTCCTGGGCGGAGGCAATGGTCCGTAAGGCGTTCAAGTACGGACTGACTGCCATAGATACGTCGGCGCCACCCTATTTGCGCGTGACCAAGACCAAGGACGAATTCTCGCAGAAGACGATGTTGAAGGATAAAGTCGGTGCTGTCCCTGTGAGAGCTGTGAAGCGTCCGGGCCAGATTACGATGGAAGAATACTTGGATGCCTCGGACGATGTTGCTCCGGATACTCTGGAGATTACGATGTCGGAAAGCATCAAGAATACCGGGAAAAAGACCGCATGGAAGGATTTGTTCCGTTACTCTAAAACTTGTAAGGATACGGTCTATAACCCGATACGTTCGAAGTCGGATCCGATTGTTGATTCTGCTGGCCTTGTCTGGAAGTTCGTACTTGCAGATTACGCCATCATGAAGGAAAACTGCATTTCGACCAACCCCGAGGCGACTTATGTAGATAGCGAAGGCAATTCCATGGGCCGTGGCGGCGTCGAAATCGAAGGCCGCGACGAGACCGTCTACCTATATGAAGTCTCTGCCGTCCAGCCTGTGCACGGCATCGGCAAGAAAGGCAAGTGGATTCCGCAAGGCGGCAATTCCTGGGAAGACGTGCCGGATAGCCTGACGGTCATCAAGATTGCATCCGTGGCTCCTTATGAGGCGAATATCTTTATCTATGATAACCTGGCCAATGTGGTCGCGAACATGAAGCAGAAGTTCGGTGATAACGGAGAAATGGAATCCAAGGTCCGTGGCAACGACAAGAACCGCGCAAAGATCGGTTACTTGACCTGGAACCATCGCTCCAATAGGGACAGGAAAGTCGCTACAGGCGTGTATATCTGGCGCATCGACTTCAAGTTCAAGGACGGCCATACCGAATACCGAATCTTGAAGACCGGGTATCTCAGAAGAGAAGAATAA
- a CDS encoding pseudouridine synthase, with amino-acid sequence MVILFNKPFGVLSQFTPEAGHKALDEFGFPAGVYAAGRLDHDSEGALLLTDNGPLIKKLLDPKFGHPRTYLAQVEGQITEEAIKKLSSGVEIKGYRTKPCIAEMATEPENLWPRTPPVRFRANIPTSWVRLTLTEGKNRQVRHMTAAVGFPTLRLIRTKIGNIPLEGLQPGQWRFVQEKVI; translated from the coding sequence ATGGTCATTCTCTTCAACAAGCCCTTTGGCGTACTTAGCCAATTTACACCAGAAGCAGGCCACAAGGCTCTCGACGAATTCGGCTTCCCCGCCGGAGTCTATGCCGCAGGCCGCCTCGACCACGACAGCGAAGGAGCCTTGCTCCTCACAGACAACGGGCCGCTCATCAAAAAACTGCTCGACCCCAAATTCGGCCACCCGCGCACATATCTCGCTCAAGTCGAGGGGCAAATTACCGAAGAAGCCATAAAAAAACTCTCCTCCGGTGTAGAAATCAAAGGTTACCGCACCAAGCCCTGCATCGCCGAAATGGCGACAGAGCCCGAAAATCTGTGGCCGCGCACCCCGCCCGTAAGGTTCCGTGCCAACATCCCCACCAGTTGGGTCCGCCTCACGCTTACCGAGGGCAAGAACCGTCAAGTGCGTCACATGACGGCAGCGGTCGGCTTCCCCACTTTGCGCCTCATACGCACGAAAATCGGCAACATTCCCCTTGAAGGCCTTCAACCCGGGCAATGGCGATTCGTCCAAGAAAAGGTTATTTAA
- a CDS encoding SIMPL domain-containing protein (The SIMPL domain is named for its presence in mouse protein SIMPL (signalling molecule that associates with mouse pelle-like kinase). Bacterial member BP26, from Brucella, was shown to assemble into a channel-like structure, while YggE from E. coli has been associated with resistance to oxidative stress.) → MSRIREAVILALAIVGFGAFLYNAIVDVKDRDRVVNVRGFAEREVNADYVIWPIVFKEAGNNLVALYETVQSKTETLEKFLLENGIAKEDISKASPDITDTDSELYSSTKHPYRYLVAMVVTVATKDVDKVRELMGKYGELLKQGIAISESDYRYRKIYSFNGLKEIKPEMIEEANKNAHIAAQKFAKDSESKLGKIKTATQGQFSIEDRDENTPFVKKVRVVTSVQYYLKD, encoded by the coding sequence ATGTCTAGAATTAGAGAAGCAGTCATATTAGCACTGGCCATTGTTGGGTTCGGGGCGTTTCTCTATAACGCAATCGTAGACGTCAAGGACAGAGACCGAGTTGTCAATGTACGTGGATTCGCCGAACGCGAAGTCAACGCCGACTATGTAATATGGCCGATTGTATTCAAAGAAGCCGGCAACAATCTTGTCGCTCTCTACGAAACCGTGCAGAGCAAAACAGAAACGCTCGAAAAATTCTTGCTCGAAAACGGAATCGCCAAAGAGGATATCAGCAAAGCATCGCCGGATATCACCGACACCGACAGCGAACTGTACAGTTCCACCAAGCACCCCTACCGCTACCTGGTTGCGATGGTCGTGACAGTCGCCACCAAAGACGTCGACAAGGTCCGCGAACTCATGGGTAAATATGGTGAGCTGCTGAAACAGGGAATAGCCATTAGCGAAAGCGACTATCGCTACCGTAAAATCTACAGTTTTAACGGGCTCAAAGAAATCAAGCCCGAAATGATTGAAGAGGCGAACAAGAACGCACACATCGCTGCACAAAAATTCGCGAAAGATTCCGAGAGCAAACTCGGAAAAATCAAGACGGCAACGCAAGGCCAATTTTCCATCGAAGATCGTGACGAGAACACCCCCTTTGTCAAGAAGGTCCGCGTAGTCACCAGCGTCCAGTATTACCTGAAAGACTAA